The Pseudomonas sp. SCA2728.1_7 DNA segment CTTCTCAGACAACGTCAGGCCATTGCCGATGAACTGCTGAACAAGTGGCGCTTGTCGCAAAGCGAGTTGAATGATGCAGCGTTCGAGCCGATGGATCTGCACGATACCGTGGCCTTCTGGGTTTACGCCAAAAGCCGGATGTTCGTCGATACGGAGGCTACAGTCGACGTCAACAACGCCCACGCCCGATACCTCGGGTTCTGTTTTGGCGAAGTCACGTTTGCCTTCCGTGCGTTCGGCAGCATCCCTGAGCAAGCGCGCATTGCATTGCTCAGCGATCTGCTGGATCAGACGTCGGCAATCAGAGTCTCTTACGAGGAACTGCAACTGCCGAACGGCGCGCACCATAGCCGGTCACGAGAAGAAATCGTCGCGGCCATCCGCACCTTCGAGGGTACGCTGGAAGAGCACCTGAACCGTTTCCACCAAGAGCAGGACACGACGTCAGCGCTGCCGCCCCACGAGCAACCGATTGATTTCGACTTTATCCCTGTGCAAAACCGGAACCAGCCGAGCGCCGCACCGCGCAAGATGTTTCGCAGCAAACACCACGGTGTCTACAGGATTCGTGTCGGTCGGCCACGCCGTACAGCTGCCGGCGAAGAGTTGATAGATGTCATCAACCCACATGATCCGACGGAAGTCTTGCAGACCTACGAACGCAGGGAAGGCGAATGGCGCCGCCAGATTGCCCGGCAAGAAAAAAATCTGGCGACATTGACCACCCAGGCCGAACAGCTTCTGGAAAAAACCGATTCTCACTTGCACACGGCCTGGCGCGATGAGCGCGCGAAACGCAACGCCACCAGCATCGTCGAATTCCTCAGTGACCGGGCCGACGACCTCACTGACGTCACCCGGCAAATAGAACAAGCCCCGAATCCCGGTGCCGTTGATACGGCCACGTTGCTCCAGCGTCTGGAATACGACAGCCAGCGCCTGCTCAATGAAAGCGAAGAGATTCGCCTGCGGCTGTACAAAGACCCGGCCTATCTGAGCATTGATCGAGTGGCGTACCTGATCAACCACGGGCATCTCAGCGCTACCAGAACCCACGTCCGGGTGCAGCTGGGGAAAGGCAACAAAAAAGACTTTCTCGATGTTTACACCCTGAACGACAGGCAAACCGATACGCCGTTGTGGCACGCCCATTTTCACTACGCAGACAAAGACAGCCCGGCGCTGAACTTCACTGCCAAGGGTGGCCACCTGAAGACCCTGCAGCAAAGCAGGCTCGGCACGTCATCCCAGCGCCGGGATGAACAGGCCGGTCGAGCACACGTGCGGATCTGGCGTGAAGACATCGACCTGTCGACAGCGCAGCAAATATTCCAGTTGGCTTCATAAAGCAGCCTCTCCCCGAACCAGGGGCTGAGGGATTTTTTTCAAGGATGAAAAACATGGCTCCCAAAAAAACCGTCAAGGGCACCACCCATGCCGACGGTCCTTCTCGTCCGGATGCACCGCTGCACGGTCACACGGGGCAAGCACCGCGTACGACACTGAAATCGTCGTTTGCTCTTGGTTCCCAGACGCGACCGGTCCCCCCCCACAGCATGGCCAGCCTCGACGCGATCAGACCGTCAACCGTCGTCATCGCGCATTCGACATTAGAAAAAACCGGCACACCAGGGCCTCAACCGCTGGAGCATTACTGGCTCGCGGTACCTGATCGTATGCCGCCGGCCAATCCTGAAGGCTTGAGGATGCTCAAGGGACGCGCATATGTCGACGTGGCCTACGACGGCATCGTTATGGTCGGCGTAGACCCGCAGACGGGCCTCTACCGCGCCCGACTCGCCGTCGAACGGATTGCATCAGGGCCGCTATTGCTGCGCGACGCCGACAGCGGTCTCTGGCATTCGCTCAATGACGGTGACGCCGTTGCCGGGTTCGATACTCACCTGCAGACGCTTCGCACGAATCCGGACTTCACAGGCACCAGGGCCGTCGGCGAAGGCGTATTTCGCCACGAAGGCCGGTTGTACCTGACCATCGACAATCATGTTTATCAGGTCATGCACGACGTGAGCGCCTCCACCTCGACACAAAAAGTGTGGCGTATCGTCAACCCGAAAGACCCCGTGGCAATCGACAGCGCGAACATCTACCGGGCCAGCCGCATCGGCGAAACGCGAACTGTCCGGCGCGATGAGACAAACCGTTGGGTCTATCATTTGCCACCCCTGAAGGGTGGCATCCAGGACGCGGAGATTGCCCGGTTAAGCAAAGAGGTTCTGTTGCAGATGTATGAGCCTTTTCAGCAGGCCCATGCGGAGCTGAAACATTCGTCTGACCGTCATAACTACCTGTGGGCTGGGGCCAGAGAATTGCCTGAGGGCAGTGCGCAGAGAAACGCGAGGCTGCTCAACGTTGAAGTGAATCTGCTCAAGCACATTCACAAGCAAGCGGACTTCGTGGAGTCGCTTCTTCTCAACAAGAACTGGCTGATCCACGCGAAAGCAAGCGGGCTGTTCAAGCAGGAACTGCACACCTTCCGAATAGAACGTGCGGAGTTTCTGAACCGGCTCATGGCGGCCATGGACCTGAGGGTCAAGCCCACGGTCTCAAGACTCGACGCCGACAGCTGCAAGAAGATCATCCCCCACTTGAACAAGAAACTCCGGTTTATCGAGGAGCGGGAAGTGGTCATGGCTGAAATCAGAAAAGCCGATCCCGGAGCGGTCCCGACACTCGAAGAAATCAGGCAGCAAGTGCCATCGGCCGAGCGCATCAACTTCAACAAGTTGACGCTCTTCGTTCACTTGTTTGCGGGTACGCCCGACCATGCGCCCAATACAACCATGCCCTCGCTTGCGTCCATCGACTTGATCACCGGCGATTTGAAAAACGTTCCGCAGCGCGATCACCCGATGGCGTTGTTGTTAACCCTTGATCAGATAAGGACAGACAAGTCCCGCTTTGAAATGCAACTGGCGGCCACCGATGCTTCCAGGACCGACTACATCAGGGAAATTCTCAACCTGATCGGTCCATTCGAGAAGCGCATCGAAAACAGGCTAAGCGAAATTCTTGACTCGTTTGATCGCAACACCGCGCTGCCAAGCGTCAACCACGACATCGATTTCGATTTTGTTCCACCGCAGCCCGACCCTTCCGAAAATGCTCGCCCGGTACCGCCGAGGAAAGTTTTCCGTGTCCGTCAGCATGGCACTTACCGGGTACTGGTCGGGGACATGGAAACGACTCAGGACGGCAACGTCATCGTCAAGGTACCCGATCCACTGCGCCCCGACTCTCCCTCTGCGCGCTACGAAAAAAGACAAGGCGAATGGTTGCGTGTGCGCTCGCCCATTACTCGAACACCCCGGCCACAACTTATCGCCGAGGCCAGACAGTTGCTGGCAGAAGTCGAACAACACGTTGCCAAGGCCAGGATGGATGAGACAAAAAACACCAATCCGAGCGAGATACTGGACGACCTGGATAAAGCCTCGGAAAGCCTGGCCGAGCAGGCAAGACGCCTGCAAAGCCTCGAAGCCGCCCCCGATGAAGGCGAAATCCTCGACCTGACTGCACGCCTGCGAACCGCGGCTGATTTACTGACCACTCAAGGCCAAAGCGTTCTGGTGCGCATGTACAAAAACAAGCACGAGCTCGACATCATGCGCGTGAACTATTTGATGGACGCCGACGAGCTCAATGTGATCAAGACCGTTGACCGCAAGCAGTTGGGCAAAGGCGAAAGCAAGTCGTTTCTCGACGTTTATTCGCTCCGTGACCGTGCCGACGACACACCCTTGTGGGAAGCCCATTTCCACTATGACCAACACGACGCTCTGCCCCTGAATTTCAAGACAAGAGGGGGTCACCTCAAAACGCTCGCACAGAGTAGACGCGGCATCGAGTCTCAGCGCCGCGATGAACAGGCCGGCCTACCGCACGTGGCCATCTGGCGGCAGACCTTCGACGGCAAGACCGCGACAAAAATATTTGCACTGGCCAGCCCCGCTGCCGTGCCCCCCAAACCCGAGTGAAGGGTATTGGGCTTACACGATCAACCAGGCAATGACGCCGCCCCTGCCATCAGTTCCTGTCTATGCGAGCCGATGTGCAAACTCTACAAGGATAGAAAGACATGCCCGTTAAATCGCCTCCCAAAGGCAACCATTCCGCAAATACCTCCGTTCGACAAACCCCTTTGCCAGACATCGACACTCCGCGCCTCGACCTGCCACTGCGCGCAGATGTCGAGATCCCGACGCCGGGAGGCCATTCGCCACGACCCGGCAGATCGGGGACGCAAGCTGACCTCGATGCGATAGAGCCGGCACCGACCATCACGGTTCATCCACCCACGGGGTCGATTGAAACTCCGCGCTCCGTGAGTGATTCCCTGGAGCATTACTGGGTTCCATCCGCCACCGGTTTGTCGGATCGCAACGCAGACGGCTTGAGAACGCACAAGGGCCGCCAATACGCTGATGTGCCCGGTGGCATCGTACTGGTTGGCAATGATCCGCAAACCGGACTGTATCGAGCCAGACTGCCCAGTGAGTCCAGGCCCTCGGGCCCGGTACTGCTGCGTGAATCCAGCTCAGGTATCTGGCATGAACTGGAGCAGTTCGAGCCGATCGGCGTGCCGTTGTCGCCCACCCGCCTGGAGGCCTTCCGTACGCAACTGGACTTCAGCGGCGTGCAACGCGGCAACGATGGACTCCACCGCTTCAACGGCAAACTCTATGCGGTGATCGACAACCACACCTATCAGGTACTGCACGACATCGATGCCTCGACCCCATCGACTCCGGTGATGCGTATTGTCCGTGCGCAAGATCCGGTTGCCGGCGACAGCACCAATACTTATATCGCAACGCGTCCGGGACGGTCGGAACCGATAATTTTCGATGCTCACGAAGGCTGGCTGGGAACCGAGGTCGGTGGTGCCGGCGGGATGTTCCGCAGCGAGTCAGGCAGCCCCGCCCAGCCAAATCTGCTGCAACGTTTTGCGACGGCGATCAATCGCTTGCGCACACCCGAGTCCCGCGCGGGGAGACTGTTTCCGGACCTCAAGAAAGAGGAGATCACTCAGCTTTTGCGCTCACAGGGGGATGACGTGCGCAATTATCTGGACCAGCGAGAAGCCAAATACAAGTCGCTCAAGGCAGACCTTGCAGCCTGGATCAAGAAGACGTCCTCAGAGTCGCCCACCGAACCTGCACACCCCTCCGTGGAGCGTGCCGTCGAAGAAATAAAGCGCTGCTGGAAACGGCAGACCGGGACGACGCTGAAACTGGATCTGGGGGATGCGATCCTTGCGCCCCTGACGGCTGATTTCAGCCATGTACGCACGCTGGAGCTGACCGCGGTTGCCTGGTCGGACACCGCCGACACCTTCCTTGGCAGTTTCCCCAACCTGGAAAAACTGGCGGTGACCCACTCCACCCTGGACAAGCTGCCGCCGGGTATCGCACAGATGTCCGCTCTCAAGACTCTGGATCTGAACTCCAATCGCATTGAGCTGAATGAACATGCAGCGGTGAAACCGGGTGCGCTCAACCAGCTCGAGAACCTCGATCTATCGAGCAACCCGCTTGGTAAAACACCTGACTTCAGTGGCATGTCGCAACTTCGGTCATTAAACCTGAACAACACCCGACTGGATCACTGGCCCAGCGGTTTACACGAGCAGGTGGCGCTGGAGCTGGTCGACTTGCGCAACAACCAACTGCGCGAAATTCCGCAGACGATCCTCAACCCGCCAAGCGATCAGCTCTTGGCCATCGCCCGTATCAACGCGGTTACGCTGATAGAAGGCAACCCCTTCCCTAACGGTTATTGGCGATCGCTCGAAGTGTATTGGCGGCGTGTGGTGGCCGATTATCCGGCAATGCGCACCGGCTCTCGGGCCGACGCATTCAGACTGGATGGAGACATTCCTGAAGTTGCGATGGTGCGGCGCATGTACCCGGACAAAGATCTGCAAGCCGCCAGGGAGTATCTGATCGGCCTGGGCGATGGCGCCGAAAGTCAGATAGCTCAACGCATTGCCGGTTTCGATTTGTTGGAAACGCAACTGCAAGCCTACATAGCCGACAGTCAGCCCGGCCCTGCCAGAATCAAAGGCCCGGAAAGAATCAACGCAACCCGCCTGGCAAGAATCATCAGAGGCTGCTGGCTGGGCGAATCGGAGGGCATCCTGAAACTGCCACCGATATACGGCCCGCTGCCCTTGCTGACCGTGGATTTCAGTCACGTCAAATCGCTCACTCTCGATTCGGTTATCTGGTCCGACACCGCTAATACGCTTCTGTCCAACTGCCCGAACCTGGAAAGCCTGACCATCATCCGGTCCGGCATTGATAAATTGCCGAACAAAATAGCCGAGATGGACAAACTCACCCATCTGAACCTGAGTTCGAACCTGATAAAACTGGATGATCAAAGCGCTTTGGCGCTGAGCGGATTACACCAGTTGAAACAGATCGATCTGTCCAGCAATCAGTTGCGCACAGTGCCCGACTTCAGCGCCATGTCCGGGTTGCAGGTCTTGAATCTGAAAAACACCGGCATCCGTCAGTGGCCGGCCGGACTACTGGACAAAGCCGGTTTGACCAGCCTGGACCTGCGCGACAATCGCTTGAGCGAGGTCCCCCAGCCGAACCTCAACCCGACACCCGAGACTCTGTCCACCGTCGCGCGAATCAACAATGTCACGCTGCTTGAGGGCAACGACTTTCCCTCCGCTTACTGGAGAAAATTCGACACCTACTGGCGACGCTTGAAAGAGTCTCATCCTGAACTGCTGGAGCCAGCCAATCCCGCCGTATTCGATAGCGAGAACTCGAGGGCGCAGCGTTATCGAAGCCTGTACCCGACCAAGAGCATCAAAGAGTGCAGGGAATTTATCTGGAATCAAGCCAGCGGCACCGTTGCACCACGCTTGCTCGCGCTGGAACAAGAGTTCGAGTTGCTGAAAAGTCAGCTCGACGATTGGGTCTTTTCCGGAGGCGGCAATCGCCTGCGTTACGTGCGTGCCAATCAGTTGCAAATCAACGCTACAACCCGCAATGAACGCAACTCAGCGCGGGATCGGATCATCAGTTGCTGGCGGCGTGAAACAGAGCAGAAGCACGCTTTCGACGGCACGCCAATCGGTCTGGAACTCGACTTGAGCGGCCTGACATTGCCGACCCTGCCAGACCTGAGCATAGACTTCAGCCATGTTGGCTCACTGCGGTTGAGCGGCATGAACCTGACCGCATCTCCGGAAGGTTTTCTCACCCGTTTTCGCCATGTGCGCTGGCTGGACATGTCGAACAACCGGCTCAGGGACTTGCCCCCGGCCGTGGGCGAAATGCATGGGATGACGCGCCTGTTTTTGCAACACAATCAACTGGAGCTCAATGCAGAAACAGCGCGGATACTGGCCGGGCGCACAACGCTCAGGGCACTCTGGATAGACAACAACCCGCAACTCGGCGTGATACCGGATTTCAGCCAGATCACCGATATGCGCGAGGTCAATCTGGCGAGAACGGGTATCAGCCAATGGCCGACCGGTCTGTTTGATCAGCCATTACTGACCGGAATCGATCTGAGTCACAATCAGATCACCACGATTCCTGACTTTGTCATTCCACTGACCCTGGAGCGCCTGGCGCATTCGGTTCAGGTCAACAGTGGCACTCTGGTGAGCAACAATCCGTTGTCGGACGCCAGCCGCCTGCAGTTGCGAACCTATGGCGAGCGACTGAGGTTAGTCGGCACGCCACTGAACCGAACACCCAACCTGATCTCGACGTCTGCCACCGTTGCACGACGCCCCATTGCAAGAGACGCCATGGAGCCGGATCCGCGATGGACGGCGGGATTAACCGTCGATCAGGTAACCGCCAGAAAAGCTCAATGGCGCGCGTTGCGCGAGCAGGAAGGTTCGGACGGTTTCTTCAACATTCTGGCGAGCCGCGTTCACCATGCCGATTTCCGGCGCCAGGCCTGGGACGTAATCGATGTCATCACCGGGGACACTGCGCAGACGCGCACCTTGCGCAGGGAGCTGTTCGATCGTGCGTGCGAAGCCGGCTGCACTGATCTCGCCGCAGCGACTTTCACCGACCTGCAAGTACTGGCCATGACTCACAAGGCTCGCGTGCAGGCCGGTCAGGATATGAATGGCGCGCCATTGGTGGAATTGTCCAAAGGCTTGTTTCGTCTGAAGCAGGTTGACGACTTTGCGGCGGCAGAGATCGCCTCAAGCAGGGCAATCATCGACGATCCGGCGACATCCCTGGAGCTGCGAAACAGCCTTGGCCTGCGCATACGCGACCCCCATGAAATGACCATGGCCTACCGCTTTGGCCTCAAGGATCGGCTGCAACTGCCGTTTCAGCCGCAGACACTCTCGTTTATCGGTATGGCCGGCGTGACTCCAGCCATGCTGGATGTGGCCTATCGAAAAGTCATCGCATTGAATGATTCGCCCGAAGAGTTTCAGGCGCTGGTATCGATGGATTTCTGGCAAGACTTCATCATTCACAAGTACCAGGCGCAATTCGATGCGGGTCGTCAGCCGTTTCAAGACCGTCAAGCGGTTCTGGACGGTCAGTCGGCGCAACGCCTGCTGAGCGAGGCTCAATACAATTCACAAACCGATGATGTGACCGCGCAACTGGCGATTGTCGAAGCGACTTTGATTCAGACGCTGACGCGTCAGGAACTGCAGCCTCGAACAACCATCGAGGCGTCTCCTGCCAACGTCACGCCTGCAGATGAAACTCCGCGACCGAGCGACGCAACGGTGTAATCGATACAGCGTGACAGCAGGCCGAATGATTTCGGCCTGCTATCACTCGTCGTCGTCGAAGTTGTAACTGCCCGGCGCAAGGTTTTCGAAGCGGGTGTACTTGCCGATAAACGCCAGACGGATAAAACCGATCGGGCCGTTACGCTGCTTGCCGATGATGATTTCGGCGATGCCCTTGTGTTCGGTTTCCGGGTGATACACCTCGTCGCGGTAGACGAACATGATCACGTCGGCGTCCTGCTCGATCGCTCCGGATTCCCGGAGGTCGGAGTTGATTGGACGTTTGTTCGGCCGTTGCTCGAGGGAACGGTTGAGCTGAGACAGCGCCACCACCGGGCAATTGAATTCCTTGGCCAGGGCTTTCAGGGAACGCGAGATTTCAGAAATTTCGTTGGTTCGGTTGTCGCCGCCGGAACCCGGAATCTGCATCAGTTGCAGGTAGTCGATCATGATCAGGCCGATCTCACCGTGTTCACGCGCCAGACGCCGGGTACGCGCACGCATTTCCGAAGGGCTGATACCGGCGGTGTCGTCGATGAACAGCTTGCGGTCATTGAGCAGGTTGACTGCCGAGGTCAGGCGCGGCCAGTCGTCATCCTCCAACTGACCGGAACGCACCTTGGTCTGGTCGATGCGGCCTAGCGAGGAGAGCATACGCATGACCAGCGATTCACCTGGCATCTCGAGCGAATACACCAGAACCGCTTTATCGCTGCGCAGTACGGCGTTTTCCACCAGGTTCATCGCAAAGGTGGTTTTACCCATCGACGGACGACCGGCGACGATGATCAGGTCGGCCGGTTGCAGGCCGCTGGTTTTCTCGTCGAGGTCGGTGTAACCGGTAGACAGGCCGGTGATGGCGTTGTCGGTGTTGAACAAGGTGTCGATGCGGTCGATGGCCTTGGTCAGCAAGTCATTCACGCCCACCGGGCCGCCGGTTTTCGGGCGGGCCTCGGCAATCGCGAAGATCTGCCGCTCCGCTTCGTCGAGAATTTCCTCGGCGGTGCGGCCTTCCGGGTTGAAGGCGCTGTCGGCGATCTCGGTGCTGATGCCGATCAGTTGGCGCAACGTCGCACGCTGGCGGACGATCTGCGCATAGGCCTTGATGTTGGCGACGGATGGCGTGTTTTTCGCCAGTTCGCCGAGGTAACCGAGGCCACCGACTTGCGAGGTCTGACCTTCCTTGTCCAATTGCTCGGCAAGGGTCACGACGTCGATTGGGGAGTTCTGATCGGCCAGTTTGGCGATCGCACGGAAGATCAGACGGTGGTCATGTCGATAGAAATCGCCGTCGGAGACTTGATCGAGCACGCGTTCCCAGGCGTTGTTGTCCAGCATCAGACCACCGAGTACAGCCTGTTCGGCCTCGATGGAATGCGGCGGCACCTTCAGGGCAGCGGTTTGCAGATCGTATTGCTCGGGAGCGGAGATATCGTTCATGGCCACTTGTGTTGTTTGGAAAAACAGGGAGTTCAGAAAGACAAAGGGCACGACCTGTAAACAGGATCGTGCCCGATGTTAACCGTCTGACGGACAAGCCGCCAGCCGATCAGGTGTTACTTAAGCTGCTACCACGACAACGCGTACGGTGGCTTCAACTTCGGCGTGCAGGTGCACAGCCACGTCGAATTCACCCACGTTGCGGATGGTGCCGTTCGGCAGACGAACTTCGCTTTTCGCAACTTCAACGCCGGAGGCGGTCAGTGCGTCAGCGATGTCGTGAGTACCGATCGAACCGAACAGCTTGCCTTCGTCGCCAGCGGTGGCAGTGATGGTCACTTCCAGCTCGGCCAGTTGGGCAGCACGGCTTTCAGCCGATGCTTTACGGTCTGCGGCAGCTTTTTCCAGCTCAGCACGACGCTCTTCGAACGCAGCCAGGTTGGCAGCGGTCGCAGCGGTAGCTTTGCCGAAAGGCAGCAGGTAGTTACGGCCGTAACCGGCCTTAACGTTTACTTTGTCGCCCAGGTTGCCCAGGTTGGCGATTTTTTCCAGAAGGATCAGTTGCATGTGGAAATCCTCTTAACTTTTAACCTTCACCGTTCGCGTTATCGGTGTCTTTCGACACGTGACGACCGCGAAAATCAATCAGGCTGTCGACAATGGCCAGGACCACGAGCAACGGATAGATCAGCTGCATGAACAACAGCAGCGTGACGTACAACCCCACCAGCCAGAAACCGGCCAGTCGCTTCTGCCCGACCAGCCCGTGAATCAGGGCAAGTCCGGCGAACACCAGCGGTACACTGCACAACGGCGTCAACATGGCCATCTGTGCACCGAGATTCGGGCCCAGAAGCATCAACGCCAGCAGTAACATCGCCGGCCCCAGCGGGATCCGGATGGCGCGAAACTCGCGACCAAAACCACCCGGGTTGTACAACAACGCCTGCCAATGCCGCCCGACAATCAGGCTCAGCACGCTGACGATTTGCAACAAAGCCGCAATCAGTCCGGTCAGGACCGGTGCAATCAGGGACGCGAAACGCGCTTGCTCATCGACCGACAATTGCTTGTAGGTCTCACCGAGAAGCGCTGGCATGACCTTTATCAAGGCCTGCGCGAGCATCTCGATCTGGGCCGCAAACGCAGCCCCGAGCACCACCGAAAACACCACTCCAATCACTACGCTGACCAGCAGCGTGCGAACCCAGGACTCACTTGCGCGCAAAACCAACGCAAGTCCCGAAGACCCCAGCAGCACCAGAAGTGCCCGTGGGTCATCGGCGTACAGCCACCAGATCAATGCCGGCAGCAGCCCCAGAGACAGAACACCCAGGGCGTCCGTCAGTCCGCGCCGCAGCAGCACAAGGCTCCCCGCGGCAGCGCCCAACCAATACAACAACGGCAATGTTGCACATCCGGCCACCACGAGAGTGGCCTGCATACGGCCTCGCATGATGAACTCAGCTAAGGCACGCATGCATTCAATCCTTTGCTACTTGTCGACTGCCCGGTCTCAGCGGCCGTGGCTGTCGGTGTAGGCCAGCAGGGCCAGGAAGCGGGCGCGCTTGATAGCGGTGGCCAGCTGACGCTGATAACGAGCTTTGGTACCGGTGATGCGGCTTGGAACGATTTTGCCGGTCTCGGATACGTAAGCTTTCAGAGTGTTGAGATCTTTGTAATCGATCTCTTTCACGTCTTCAGCGGTGAAACGGCAGAATTTACGACGACGGAAGAAACGTGCCATTTGATAGGCTCCTTAATAAGGTCCGTGGATTACTCGTCAGCGTTATCGCTGTCGTTCTCTTCG contains these protein-coding regions:
- the rplI gene encoding 50S ribosomal protein L9, with the translated sequence MQLILLEKIANLGNLGDKVNVKAGYGRNYLLPFGKATAATAANLAAFEERRAELEKAAADRKASAESRAAQLAELEVTITATAGDEGKLFGSIGTHDIADALTASGVEVAKSEVRLPNGTIRNVGEFDVAVHLHAEVEATVRVVVVAA
- a CDS encoding NEL-type E3 ubiquitin ligase domain-containing protein, translating into MSDSLEHYWVPSATGLSDRNADGLRTHKGRQYADVPGGIVLVGNDPQTGLYRARLPSESRPSGPVLLRESSSGIWHELEQFEPIGVPLSPTRLEAFRTQLDFSGVQRGNDGLHRFNGKLYAVIDNHTYQVLHDIDASTPSTPVMRIVRAQDPVAGDSTNTYIATRPGRSEPIIFDAHEGWLGTEVGGAGGMFRSESGSPAQPNLLQRFATAINRLRTPESRAGRLFPDLKKEEITQLLRSQGDDVRNYLDQREAKYKSLKADLAAWIKKTSSESPTEPAHPSVERAVEEIKRCWKRQTGTTLKLDLGDAILAPLTADFSHVRTLELTAVAWSDTADTFLGSFPNLEKLAVTHSTLDKLPPGIAQMSALKTLDLNSNRIELNEHAAVKPGALNQLENLDLSSNPLGKTPDFSGMSQLRSLNLNNTRLDHWPSGLHEQVALELVDLRNNQLREIPQTILNPPSDQLLAIARINAVTLIEGNPFPNGYWRSLEVYWRRVVADYPAMRTGSRADAFRLDGDIPEVAMVRRMYPDKDLQAAREYLIGLGDGAESQIAQRIAGFDLLETQLQAYIADSQPGPARIKGPERINATRLARIIRGCWLGESEGILKLPPIYGPLPLLTVDFSHVKSLTLDSVIWSDTANTLLSNCPNLESLTIIRSGIDKLPNKIAEMDKLTHLNLSSNLIKLDDQSALALSGLHQLKQIDLSSNQLRTVPDFSAMSGLQVLNLKNTGIRQWPAGLLDKAGLTSLDLRDNRLSEVPQPNLNPTPETLSTVARINNVTLLEGNDFPSAYWRKFDTYWRRLKESHPELLEPANPAVFDSENSRAQRYRSLYPTKSIKECREFIWNQASGTVAPRLLALEQEFELLKSQLDDWVFSGGGNRLRYVRANQLQINATTRNERNSARDRIISCWRRETEQKHAFDGTPIGLELDLSGLTLPTLPDLSIDFSHVGSLRLSGMNLTASPEGFLTRFRHVRWLDMSNNRLRDLPPAVGEMHGMTRLFLQHNQLELNAETARILAGRTTLRALWIDNNPQLGVIPDFSQITDMREVNLARTGISQWPTGLFDQPLLTGIDLSHNQITTIPDFVIPLTLERLAHSVQVNSGTLVSNNPLSDASRLQLRTYGERLRLVGTPLNRTPNLISTSATVARRPIARDAMEPDPRWTAGLTVDQVTARKAQWRALREQEGSDGFFNILASRVHHADFRRQAWDVIDVITGDTAQTRTLRRELFDRACEAGCTDLAAATFTDLQVLAMTHKARVQAGQDMNGAPLVELSKGLFRLKQVDDFAAAEIASSRAIIDDPATSLELRNSLGLRIRDPHEMTMAYRFGLKDRLQLPFQPQTLSFIGMAGVTPAMLDVAYRKVIALNDSPEEFQALVSMDFWQDFIIHKYQAQFDAGRQPFQDRQAVLDGQSAQRLLSEAQYNSQTDDVTAQLAIVEATLIQTLTRQELQPRTTIEASPANVTPADETPRPSDATV
- the dnaB gene encoding replicative DNA helicase → MNDISAPEQYDLQTAALKVPPHSIEAEQAVLGGLMLDNNAWERVLDQVSDGDFYRHDHRLIFRAIAKLADQNSPIDVVTLAEQLDKEGQTSQVGGLGYLGELAKNTPSVANIKAYAQIVRQRATLRQLIGISTEIADSAFNPEGRTAEEILDEAERQIFAIAEARPKTGGPVGVNDLLTKAIDRIDTLFNTDNAITGLSTGYTDLDEKTSGLQPADLIIVAGRPSMGKTTFAMNLVENAVLRSDKAVLVYSLEMPGESLVMRMLSSLGRIDQTKVRSGQLEDDDWPRLTSAVNLLNDRKLFIDDTAGISPSEMRARTRRLAREHGEIGLIMIDYLQLMQIPGSGGDNRTNEISEISRSLKALAKEFNCPVVALSQLNRSLEQRPNKRPINSDLRESGAIEQDADVIMFVYRDEVYHPETEHKGIAEIIIGKQRNGPIGFIRLAFIGKYTRFENLAPGSYNFDDDE
- the rpsR gene encoding 30S ribosomal protein S18, yielding MARFFRRRKFCRFTAEDVKEIDYKDLNTLKAYVSETGKIVPSRITGTKARYQRQLATAIKRARFLALLAYTDSHGR